Proteins co-encoded in one Armatimonadota bacterium genomic window:
- a CDS encoding Gfo/Idh/MocA family oxidoreductase — translation MSIVTGVIGCGSFARGIHLPNLAKLPQFELRAVADLNIELAEKAAEDFGASYSTSEYERLLKDSDIELIVICTPHNSHASLALEALKAGKHVLVEKPMALKLEEIPPLAQAVKESGLVFSVGLNRRYSPLVQEAKDLMRERSGPAMLSYRIVDQLWKHPWALDPEIGGGRILSETVHVFDVCSYLLDSEPVRVFAEGGALTHPDMPETQDNAVMVLRFDDGSIASIVHGDLGNAAYPKERIEMFIGERTIVIDNFECFEAVGFGEPIQITLPEVDKGFLQELQTLACAIKGNVSSDLVTVVDGARTVLCAVKAIESIKTGLPQKVDLKSII, via the coding sequence AATCTAGCCAAACTTCCTCAATTTGAACTTAGAGCCGTTGCGGACCTAAATATCGAGCTTGCGGAAAAGGCGGCAGAAGATTTCGGAGCAAGTTACAGTACTTCCGAGTATGAGCGCCTTCTAAAAGATAGTGATATCGAGCTTATTGTAATTTGCACGCCTCACAACAGCCATGCTTCCCTAGCATTAGAAGCCCTAAAAGCAGGGAAGCATGTTCTTGTAGAAAAGCCCATGGCATTAAAGTTGGAAGAAATTCCTCCGCTCGCACAGGCAGTTAAAGAATCCGGCCTTGTGTTTTCTGTTGGGTTAAACCGAAGATACTCTCCGCTAGTTCAGGAGGCAAAGGATCTTATGCGAGAACGCTCCGGGCCTGCTATGCTTAGCTATCGAATAGTTGACCAGCTTTGGAAGCATCCGTGGGCGCTCGACCCTGAAATTGGCGGCGGGCGAATTCTTTCTGAAACAGTTCATGTTTTTGATGTTTGCTCTTACCTATTGGATTCAGAACCCGTTCGCGTGTTTGCTGAGGGTGGAGCGCTCACTCATCCAGATATGCCCGAAACTCAAGACAATGCGGTCATGGTTCTGCGATTTGACGATGGCTCAATAGCTTCAATTGTTCATGGGGATTTGGGAAACGCTGCCTATCCAAAAGAGCGCATTGAAATGTTCATCGGGGAGCGGACTATTGTAATTGACAATTTTGAGTGTTTTGAAGCCGTTGGATTTGGCGAGCCAATCCAGATAACATTACCCGAGGTTGACAAGGGGTTTTTGCAGGAACTTCAAACACTTGCATGCGCAATCAAAGGAAATGTTTCAAGTGATTTGGTGACAGTCGTTGATGGCGCTCGAACAGTTTTATGTGCGGTTAAGGCAATAGAATCAATCAAGACTGGGTTGCCACAAAAAGTTGACTTGAAATCCATCATCTAA
- a CDS encoding carbon-nitrogen hydrolase family protein translates to MRKVRVGTVSFLVDERPHTIEQNIERGKAYVDEAAAQGCDIVCLPEHFSTVNVRFDSDDVLRGAESIPGPLSDCLSAKASQYKMYIVANFPVIDEGRRFNQTTFYGRDGSIIGRYRKVQPTASEYMVHNVIPGDDLPVFELDFGKVACIICMDIYFPEIMRIYSLKGAEIVFWPTVAHGPSEFNLETQLCARAMDYSVYMVESNLSMKPPYAPYSGRFYPGRARIVDHDGRIIADTGHRPGIAVADIDLDEPRLGSQIVGIREPDVMKEDLARLVRLDLYAREFTVLDKVRNRVY, encoded by the coding sequence ATGCGCAAAGTTCGCGTAGGCACGGTTTCTTTTCTTGTTGACGAACGACCGCACACGATAGAGCAAAATATTGAGAGGGGTAAGGCATACGTTGATGAAGCAGCTGCACAAGGCTGTGATATTGTGTGCCTGCCAGAACATTTTAGCACAGTAAATGTTCGCTTTGACAGCGATGATGTGCTCAGAGGTGCAGAAAGCATACCTGGTCCTTTATCCGATTGCCTTTCAGCCAAAGCTTCTCAGTACAAGATGTATATTGTGGCGAATTTCCCAGTTATTGACGAAGGAAGGCGATTTAACCAAACAACATTCTATGGGAGAGATGGAAGCATCATAGGCAGATACCGCAAAGTCCAGCCGACGGCGAGCGAATACATGGTGCATAATGTTATCCCAGGGGACGACCTCCCCGTCTTTGAGCTTGATTTTGGAAAGGTTGCATGTATAATCTGCATGGATATTTATTTTCCTGAGATTATGCGGATTTATTCTCTAAAGGGGGCAGAAATTGTATTTTGGCCTACCGTTGCGCACGGACCCAGTGAGTTCAACTTGGAAACACAACTTTGCGCACGAGCAATGGATTATTCTGTCTACATGGTGGAATCGAACCTGTCTATGAAGCCGCCATATGCACCATATTCAGGAAGATTTTATCCTGGCCGAGCAAGGATTGTAGACCATGACGGGCGCATTATTGCCGATACAGGCCATCGCCCTGGTATTGCGGTCGCTGATATTGACCTTGATGAGCCACGGCTTGGGTCACAGATTGTGGGAATACGCGAGCCGGATGTAATGAAAGAAGACCTCGCCCGATTGGTTAGACTTGATCTCTACGCTAGAGAGTTTACTGTTTTAGATAAAGTAAGGAATAGGGTGTATTAG
- a CDS encoding tetratricopeptide repeat protein, whose product MTPTEPSAREKATQLLREGLYNESIEFLEEALRENPKDPEIHLYLGYAYAKLDQLDKSIEVLEKAVDVAPTSPKVHYNLGVAYHKANNLTGAKEEYLRALGLDPTYSLARQALEGLDQQTGGVAPAK is encoded by the coding sequence ATGACTCCCACCGAACCATCAGCTCGTGAAAAAGCCACTCAACTGCTGCGCGAAGGCCTATATAATGAAAGCATTGAGTTCCTTGAAGAAGCCCTGAGGGAAAATCCAAAGGACCCGGAAATTCACCTCTACTTAGGCTATGCCTATGCAAAGCTAGACCAACTCGACAAGTCCATCGAAGTACTGGAAAAAGCGGTTGACGTTGCACCAACTTCGCCAAAAGTGCATTACAACCTAGGCGTAGCGTACCACAAAGCAAATAACCTAACTGGAGCTAAGGAAGAATACTTGCGAGCACTAGGATTGGATCCAACATATTCGTTGGCTAGACAAGCTCTCGAAGGCTTAGACCAGCAAACTGGAGGGGTCGCCCCGGCAAAGTAA
- a CDS encoding universal stress protein has product MKILLPTDGSPFAIKAAEFAADLAKRYEAAVTVITVVEMPLRIGMSMDSHEDEGLRKHLEMHAKGILEDTRRVFEQAGVEPKEEIVFGSAVSSILRYAREGSYDLIVIGRRGAGTSAIEQILLGSVAEGILHEATCSVLLVPAK; this is encoded by the coding sequence ATGAAAATACTTTTGCCGACCGATGGGTCGCCATTTGCGATAAAAGCCGCTGAGTTCGCGGCTGACTTGGCGAAGCGATATGAGGCCGCCGTTACCGTAATTACGGTAGTTGAGATGCCGCTTCGAATTGGGATGTCTATGGATTCACACGAAGATGAGGGCCTGCGAAAACATTTGGAAATGCATGCGAAGGGAATACTCGAGGACACAAGGCGTGTTTTTGAGCAGGCGGGGGTTGAACCGAAAGAAGAGATTGTTTTTGGGTCTGCCGTGTCGTCGATCCTGCGTTATGCTCGTGAAGGCTCATACGACCTGATTGTAATAGGTCGCAGGGGCGCTGGCACGAGCGCAATTGAACAGATTCTCCTTGGAAGTGTTGCTGAGGGTATTCTACACGAAGCTACATGTTCAGTGTTGCTAGTACCTGCAAAGTAA
- a CDS encoding translocation/assembly module TamB yields the protein MRPKMPIFITVIALVVLTAILLVVMSNQINRLLNLLPRAVEAELERNVHRQVSVKSTRISNLGTLIITGLRIANGKSFEQGTFFTAERVVIRINFIRFVLSGNLARNTKSVTLINPRLRLARNKHGVWNFEDLLRLPLAPPERRFRGKVFIQSAQLSIVDHAARLSKLPETNTLKSISGSLDFSPARWFLIDLAGQGSTQKLQAIRAFGKWGINTPTTNLTLRISNANATYWLDYFTDIRSWSISKGRFDARVVLFQPKGKVITTRGKVNLRNSSITSPYLALPIRAFTADIAFAGTNLTITGHGHLNHSPLTIQGDIHGFTPSQLRLLIASERLNLETIQKTVKPLPRLRNLRWPSPAKLSALITGTTQRPVIKAAITVPHAVILDRNITNLSAQGLYRDGIITINRLVGRAYKGNILLSSRIFIRSNRITASGKVLGISLAGFQPQFRKPISGFVDAEFSIDFQRRLRKANVTVNVRDGKLGNLLASQGRADIVFTGSKLAQAEVTISQIIAPGILIEKGTGSISLRNRTIFIRNAAINTLRGLVKATGSLTNDGILNLQVSASNISLPTLLQPFGYEQLAGIADFRGTLSGTISNPKIAGQINLYKGTLLGFEYDSVTGKLAATPQELTLENPKLRAKEAEITTVGQIIIAKQYPPRAELSLKGRQLPLPQLITLFDIPLQASGTASADLTITGSYPNLMAEGEVALLNTTVSNVRIDEARLTLNTVGRETAVTRFFAKKGEMLITGSGMIGTSGRIEANLQGENLMLSLLNPILKPYLMLDGPVSFGGTITGTLTNPTISAMIESSAPIINSQPFEQLSANLSWNRNRLLLSKAILSSQTGVVEISQANYTKTPKSLDLLTSTTSLSIERLLAVLQNAPIIDTDQGKELRSFLQSIPKPTSGLITANALFTNLFGHPLGNISATGLDVIIGGQEVGIINASARLSEGIWLIDQLQLNSDSHTASIQGSIGPNKTINITGSGEDVPLKILGQLLHQPDLDGKLTFTLNATGSTNAPIVEMSTEAKNVTIRNLFFDNVTADRLIIANNRLSLESATATTNSNPLVISGSIPFNFKPLGIPTDQPIEIKVEIPKHDLSILANLTPLIKAASGSLDMNLLVTGTFEDPQLKGNLEVKDGAVRLDRFENDFTNLRVSATFENSVLLIEHFTGTSSSGGTFYIGGNIVFPNLSSAVFTNFVVLNDLTLRTSNITGAYDEHMRLSATGQLIVTGELPSPLIQGQIVVNNALMEAPPEMPPSFTPTAHKMFNPGFDISLTLAENVEVRRGQLTASIVGPLNVSGNLSQPTIVGTFAIKKGTLSYPGRTFNLAPGGTATLVFQPPESRISVDVVANTRITTVSPTTGRITRYTVNFDISGLIGNLDIDVTSSPPGLTREQALGLVFQPTQIEAFLRGEPFGQVLQRQLPQILLGAALPTLFEEFETGPFVIAIEPGFDIPLILNVSTSLTPKLSLTYSRSLVSNRLFSSLGISYTLSRRTDFTILIEDENEVTYLLQAAWRF from the coding sequence ATGCGGCCAAAAATGCCTATTTTTATAACTGTCATAGCTCTCGTTGTTCTTACGGCCATACTATTGGTTGTCATGTCAAATCAGATTAACCGGCTTCTTAACTTGCTTCCACGGGCTGTCGAAGCTGAGTTAGAAAGAAATGTCCATAGGCAAGTCAGCGTAAAGTCCACAAGAATCAGCAATCTCGGGACCCTAATTATAACTGGACTTCGCATTGCCAACGGCAAATCATTTGAGCAAGGAACCTTTTTTACCGCCGAACGCGTGGTAATTCGCATAAATTTCATCCGCTTTGTCCTCAGTGGAAATCTTGCTCGCAACACTAAATCTGTAACTTTGATAAATCCCCGCCTAAGATTAGCAAGAAATAAGCATGGTGTTTGGAACTTCGAAGATCTTCTTCGCCTTCCGCTAGCCCCGCCAGAAAGGCGCTTTAGAGGGAAGGTTTTCATCCAATCCGCCCAGCTCAGCATTGTAGACCACGCCGCTCGCCTCTCCAAACTGCCTGAAACTAACACGCTAAAAAGCATATCAGGAAGCTTAGATTTCAGCCCGGCCAGATGGTTTCTTATAGACCTTGCCGGACAAGGTTCGACCCAAAAACTCCAAGCCATTAGAGCCTTCGGTAAGTGGGGAATAAATACACCAACAACCAATCTAACCCTGAGAATCTCAAACGCAAATGCCACTTATTGGCTTGACTACTTCACAGATATACGCTCTTGGAGCATTAGCAAAGGTAGATTTGATGCTAGGGTGGTGTTATTCCAACCAAAAGGTAAAGTGATTACTACGCGTGGAAAAGTTAATCTTCGTAACTCAAGCATTACCAGTCCATATCTAGCATTGCCTATTCGTGCATTTACGGCAGATATTGCATTTGCTGGCACTAACTTAACCATAACTGGTCATGGACATCTAAACCATTCGCCACTGACAATACAGGGGGATATACATGGCTTCACACCTAGCCAGCTCCGCTTGCTTATAGCATCGGAAAGGCTCAATCTCGAAACAATCCAAAAAACCGTAAAGCCGCTTCCAAGATTGCGTAATTTACGCTGGCCATCTCCCGCTAAGCTGAGCGCCTTAATCACAGGAACGACTCAGCGCCCCGTGATAAAAGCCGCGATAACAGTTCCTCACGCAGTCATACTGGACAGAAATATAACCAATCTATCTGCGCAAGGATTATACCGTGACGGCATTATAACCATTAACCGACTAGTTGGAAGAGCATACAAAGGAAACATTCTACTGAGTTCGCGTATTTTTATCCGAAGTAACCGCATTACGGCGTCGGGTAAAGTATTAGGCATAAGTCTTGCTGGCTTTCAGCCTCAATTTCGCAAACCCATCTCGGGGTTTGTCGATGCGGAATTTTCAATTGACTTCCAAAGAAGACTCCGCAAGGCAAACGTGACGGTTAATGTACGGGATGGTAAACTTGGCAACTTATTGGCAAGCCAAGGCCGAGCAGATATTGTCTTCACCGGATCAAAACTAGCACAGGCTGAAGTAACCATAAGCCAAATCATAGCTCCCGGCATCTTAATCGAAAAAGGAACAGGGAGCATTTCACTGCGGAATCGCACAATATTTATAAGGAATGCAGCGATTAACACATTAAGAGGATTAGTCAAAGCAACTGGAAGCTTAACTAATGACGGCATCCTTAATCTGCAAGTTTCTGCTAGCAACATCAGCTTGCCAACTCTCCTACAACCATTCGGTTATGAACAGCTTGCTGGCATTGCTGATTTCAGAGGCACACTATCTGGCACGATATCTAATCCAAAAATTGCTGGGCAGATAAACCTCTACAAAGGAACCCTGCTTGGGTTCGAATATGATTCTGTTACTGGCAAACTTGCCGCCACACCACAAGAACTAACGCTGGAAAACCCAAAACTTAGAGCCAAGGAAGCAGAGATAACAACCGTCGGACAGATTATTATTGCAAAACAATATCCTCCAAGAGCAGAATTAAGTCTGAAAGGACGTCAACTACCTCTACCGCAATTGATCACCTTGTTTGACATACCTTTGCAAGCCAGTGGAACTGCCTCTGCGGATTTAACAATTACAGGAAGTTATCCCAATTTGATGGCCGAAGGTGAAGTCGCACTTCTCAATACCACAGTCTCCAACGTCCGTATAGACGAGGCACGGTTGACGCTAAATACTGTTGGACGCGAGACTGCCGTTACCAGGTTTTTCGCCAAGAAGGGCGAGATGCTCATAACTGGAAGCGGAATGATTGGAACGTCTGGCAGAATCGAGGCAAATCTTCAAGGTGAAAACCTAATGCTTAGTTTACTGAACCCAATCCTCAAACCATATTTAATGCTTGACGGTCCTGTTTCATTTGGCGGAACGATCACTGGAACGCTCACTAATCCAACTATTTCCGCCATGATTGAGTCAAGCGCCCCCATAATCAATAGCCAACCTTTTGAGCAATTATCCGCGAATCTCTCATGGAACCGCAACCGGCTTCTTCTGTCAAAAGCAATTCTCTCCTCTCAAACAGGCGTTGTGGAAATTTCTCAAGCAAACTATACTAAGACACCTAAATCACTTGACTTACTAACTTCAACAACATCGCTTAGCATAGAACGCCTACTTGCCGTGCTTCAGAATGCACCAATAATAGACACTGACCAAGGCAAAGAGCTTCGGTCGTTTCTCCAATCAATTCCCAAACCAACATCAGGTTTAATAACAGCCAACGCTTTGTTTACCAACCTTTTTGGACACCCTTTGGGAAATATAAGTGCCACTGGGTTAGACGTTATTATCGGGGGGCAAGAAGTTGGAATAATAAATGCCAGCGCTCGCCTTTCAGAAGGCATTTGGCTTATAGACCAACTTCAGCTAAATTCGGACAGCCACACGGCTAGCATTCAAGGCTCAATTGGCCCCAACAAAACAATTAACATTACAGGCAGTGGCGAAGATGTCCCTCTCAAAATATTAGGGCAGCTTCTCCATCAACCCGACCTTGACGGAAAACTCACATTTACCCTAAATGCAACAGGCTCTACAAACGCCCCAATTGTGGAAATGTCCACAGAAGCGAAAAATGTCACTATTCGCAATTTATTTTTTGACAATGTCACGGCTGACCGGCTCATAATTGCCAACAACCGATTGTCTTTGGAAAGCGCTACAGCCACAACCAATTCGAACCCTCTCGTTATTTCAGGTTCAATTCCGTTTAACTTCAAACCATTGGGAATTCCTACTGACCAACCTATTGAAATCAAAGTTGAAATTCCAAAGCATGATCTTTCAATACTTGCAAACCTGACTCCCTTAATCAAAGCAGCAAGCGGAAGTCTGGATATGAACCTCTTGGTAACCGGAACGTTTGAAGACCCACAATTGAAGGGCAACCTTGAAGTTAAAGATGGTGCCGTAAGATTAGACCGATTCGAAAATGACTTCACCAACCTGAGAGTGAGCGCAACCTTTGAAAACTCGGTGTTGCTAATCGAACATTTTACCGGCACATCATCGTCAGGTGGAACATTCTACATTGGAGGAAATATAGTGTTCCCCAATTTATCCTCAGCTGTATTCACAAACTTCGTGGTGCTTAATGACCTGACCCTTCGTACCTCCAACATTACTGGTGCATATGACGAACATATGCGGCTCAGCGCTACCGGGCAACTAATTGTGACGGGTGAATTGCCTTCCCCGCTCATCCAAGGGCAGATTGTTGTAAACAATGCTCTTATGGAAGCTCCTCCAGAAATGCCGCCATCGTTTACGCCAACAGCCCACAAAATGTTTAATCCGGGGTTTGACATTTCTTTGACCCTGGCAGAAAACGTAGAAGTTCGCCGCGGGCAACTTACTGCCAGTATAGTGGGGCCACTCAATGTAAGCGGAAACCTTAGCCAACCAACAATTGTTGGAACTTTCGCAATTAAAAAGGGTACTCTGAGTTATCCTGGGCGAACCTTCAACTTGGCGCCCGGAGGAACCGCCACTCTTGTCTTCCAACCGCCAGAGTCTAGAATTAGCGTCGACGTGGTAGCAAATACACGAATTACAACTGTTTCGCCTACAACAGGTCGAATCACCCGATATACTGTAAACTTTGACATTTCAGGACTAATCGGCAATCTCGACATAGATGTAACAAGCTCGCCACCTGGCTTGACTAGAGAACAAGCACTTGGCTTAGTCTTTCAACCAACACAAATTGAGGCGTTTCTAAGAGGTGAGCCTTTCGGGCAGGTTTTGCAAAGGCAGCTTCCACAAATTCTTCTTGGAGCAGCACTACCAACTCTTTTTGAAGAGTTTGAAACGGGGCCATTTGTTATAGCAATTGAACCGGGGTTTGATATACCATTAATTTTAAATGTAAGCACGTCGTTGACCCCGAAGCTATCACTTACTTATAGCAGATCGTTGGTCTCAAACCGCCTATTCTCTAGTCTTGGGATAAGCTATACTCTTTCGCGAAGGACAGATTTTACCATCCTTATTGAAGATGAAAACGAAGTAACTTATCTCCTGCAAGCCGCATGGCGGTTCTAG
- a CDS encoding AAA family ATPase codes for MATGYTEVSADELRRFCDPNTLRFETTDDIPVLEGTVGQDRGVNALNFGFDIKTRGFNLYVSGPTGTGRNSTVQAFLAEQAKTEPVPNDICYVNNFKEPDKPNAIFLPPGMGTQLVRDMNELVEAAKREIPRAFEDENYEKRKNEILNEVQQQRGKMLADLQKQAEQMGLAMEITQIGIITVPLMHGKPISREEFEHLPDEVKEEIQRRSEKLQEMIRQSLAKARKLEKEASERIDRLDREVALFAIGHLLDELFEKYKEHEEVVEYLGQVRDDMMDHLEDFKAPEKAKVSIPGLEELQAGPSFERYSVNLIVDNSEQKGAPIVVENNPTYYNLIGRVDFKARLGALVTDFTQIKAGALHKANGGYLVMQALDVLLSPMSWDALKRTLRSGEVRIENIAEYYGLIPTSTLKPEPIPVDVKVILIGSPLVYHILYAVDEDFRKLFKVKADFDIEMKRTDENIEKYAQFIAARVKECNLRPFHKSAVAKVVEYGSRLISDKEKLSTRFIEIADLVSEASFWASKNGNAVVMAEDVQKAIEEKVYRSNLIEQKIQELIEQGVIMIDTDGAVVGQVNGLSVYQIGDYTFGRPSRITARTFIGKAGVVNIEREVKLSGPIHNKGVLILSSYLGSKFAHNKPLTLSASLTFEQLYEGVEGDSASSAELYALLSSLSDIPIKQGIAVTGSVNQKGEIQPIGGATEKIEGFYAVCKAKGLTGEQGVIIPHQNVRHLMLKEEIVDAVREGKFHIWPIKTIEEGIEILTGVPAGERDLKGNYPPDTVLGRADAKLLQFAEVVKEYGQAPEEERPEEEEEEERISASGPEERISK; via the coding sequence ATGGCTACTGGATACACTGAAGTTTCTGCAGATGAGTTAAGACGCTTTTGTGACCCAAATACCTTAAGATTCGAGACGACCGATGACATACCTGTGCTTGAGGGAACAGTCGGTCAGGACCGGGGTGTTAATGCTCTTAATTTTGGGTTTGATATTAAAACACGCGGTTTCAATCTCTATGTCTCAGGTCCCACAGGCACTGGTCGGAATTCGACAGTTCAGGCATTTCTTGCGGAGCAGGCGAAAACCGAACCTGTGCCAAATGATATTTGCTACGTGAACAACTTTAAGGAACCAGACAAGCCAAACGCCATCTTTCTGCCGCCTGGGATGGGAACTCAGCTTGTTAGAGACATGAACGAACTTGTGGAGGCAGCAAAAAGGGAAATTCCACGAGCATTTGAGGACGAAAATTACGAAAAGCGGAAAAATGAAATCTTAAATGAGGTTCAGCAGCAACGTGGAAAAATGCTTGCCGATTTGCAGAAACAAGCTGAACAGATGGGCTTGGCAATGGAGATAACGCAAATTGGTATAATCACTGTTCCTCTAATGCATGGAAAGCCAATTTCCCGCGAGGAATTCGAGCACTTGCCGGATGAGGTAAAGGAGGAAATTCAGAGACGTAGTGAAAAGCTCCAGGAAATGATTAGGCAGAGTCTAGCCAAGGCAAGAAAATTGGAGAAAGAAGCTAGTGAACGAATTGACCGTCTTGACCGTGAGGTTGCATTGTTCGCAATAGGTCATCTTCTGGATGAGTTGTTCGAAAAGTATAAGGAGCATGAGGAAGTCGTTGAATACCTCGGGCAAGTACGGGATGATATGATGGACCATTTGGAAGATTTCAAGGCACCTGAGAAAGCAAAGGTTTCAATTCCAGGCCTTGAAGAGCTTCAAGCAGGGCCATCTTTCGAGCGATATAGTGTGAATCTTATTGTTGATAACTCGGAACAAAAGGGCGCGCCGATTGTAGTTGAAAACAATCCCACTTATTACAACTTGATTGGTCGCGTAGACTTCAAGGCGCGGTTGGGGGCTTTGGTGACAGATTTTACGCAAATCAAAGCTGGCGCGCTGCACAAGGCAAATGGTGGCTATTTGGTAATGCAGGCCCTTGATGTACTTCTTAGCCCAATGTCGTGGGATGCATTGAAACGCACACTTCGGAGCGGCGAAGTGCGTATAGAAAACATTGCAGAATATTATGGCTTGATTCCTACATCAACTTTAAAACCAGAACCAATCCCGGTAGATGTTAAAGTTATTCTAATCGGCAGTCCGTTGGTTTACCATATACTCTATGCAGTGGATGAGGATTTTCGCAAGCTTTTCAAGGTAAAAGCCGACTTCGATATCGAGATGAAGCGTACAGATGAAAACATTGAAAAATATGCTCAGTTTATCGCAGCCCGAGTGAAAGAATGCAATCTCCGGCCATTCCACAAGAGTGCAGTGGCAAAAGTAGTGGAATATGGTTCGCGCTTAATTTCAGACAAGGAGAAGCTTTCTACTAGGTTTATTGAGATTGCAGACCTTGTTAGCGAGGCGAGCTTCTGGGCTAGCAAAAATGGCAATGCCGTTGTCATGGCAGAAGATGTCCAAAAAGCAATTGAAGAGAAGGTCTACCGTTCGAATTTGATTGAGCAAAAGATTCAAGAGCTAATAGAACAGGGTGTAATAATGATAGATACCGATGGCGCTGTCGTCGGCCAGGTGAATGGTCTTTCCGTTTACCAAATTGGCGACTATACATTCGGTCGGCCTTCAAGAATCACAGCGCGGACATTTATTGGCAAAGCCGGTGTAGTAAACATTGAGCGCGAAGTCAAACTCAGCGGCCCTATTCACAACAAAGGAGTCTTGATTCTTTCAAGTTATCTGGGATCAAAATTTGCGCATAATAAGCCTCTCACTCTTAGCGCAAGTCTCACCTTTGAACAGTTATATGAAGGCGTCGAGGGAGATAGCGCATCAAGCGCAGAGCTTTACGCTTTGCTGTCAAGTCTTTCCGATATCCCAATTAAGCAAGGGATTGCTGTTACCGGTTCCGTCAATCAAAAAGGTGAGATTCAGCCAATTGGTGGAGCGACGGAAAAGATTGAGGGATTCTACGCCGTTTGTAAAGCAAAAGGTCTAACAGGCGAACAAGGAGTAATCATCCCTCATCAAAATGTTCGCCATTTAATGCTGAAGGAAGAAATAGTTGATGCTGTACGGGAAGGTAAGTTTCATATTTGGCCCATTAAAACGATAGAAGAAGGGATAGAGATTCTTACAGGTGTTCCAGCGGGAGAGAGGGATTTAAAGGGAAATTACCCTCCAGATACAGTTCTGGGCCGTGCAGACGCAAAGCTTCTGCAGTTTGCAGAGGTTGTCAAAGAATACGGTCAAGCCCCTGAAGAGGAAAGGCCAGAGGAGGAGGAAGAGGAAGAGCGCATTTCAGCTAGTGGCCCTGAAGAGAGGATATCAAAATAG
- a CDS encoding hydroxyacid dehydrogenase — MEKKLIVLEGGQAKQNNLIVFFEAEDWEDEFIRTSRLKEYNPRLYRERLTEDTAVLAEDAEIVSVFIYSDLKKPTLDKLPKLRMIATRSTGYDHIDLRECERRGIAVANVPFYGENTVAEHAFGLILSLSRKIHKATMRTSRLDFSLENLRGFDLKGKTIGVVGAGRIGLHVVRIAKGFGMEVLVYDVRQEPLLAEVLGFTYVPFEDLLQRSDIITLHVPLNNATYHMINSSNINLIKHGAILINTARGAIVETEALLTALDQGILSGAGLDVFEGEESVKEETALLVQKLPREKLREILLSYALLHRDNVVITPHIGFYSEEALLRIMQTTEENIMSFLEGKKINLVAA; from the coding sequence ATGGAAAAGAAGCTGATAGTTCTTGAGGGCGGTCAAGCAAAGCAAAATAACCTCATTGTTTTTTTTGAAGCCGAAGATTGGGAAGATGAATTTATTCGAACAAGCCGCCTAAAAGAATACAATCCTCGGCTTTACCGCGAGCGACTAACCGAAGATACAGCAGTCCTGGCTGAAGACGCAGAAATCGTATCAGTCTTCATATATTCTGATCTCAAGAAACCAACGCTTGACAAGTTACCAAAGTTACGAATGATCGCTACCCGTTCGACAGGTTACGACCACATTGACCTTCGAGAATGCGAGCGGAGGGGAATTGCCGTAGCGAATGTTCCGTTTTACGGCGAAAACACAGTTGCCGAACATGCCTTCGGACTGATTCTTTCTCTTTCTCGCAAAATTCACAAGGCAACAATGCGCACTTCGCGGCTTGACTTTTCGCTTGAGAACTTGCGTGGTTTCGACCTAAAAGGCAAGACCATTGGCGTCGTCGGGGCCGGAAGAATTGGTCTGCATGTGGTACGCATTGCTAAAGGATTTGGAATGGAGGTTCTTGTTTACGACGTTCGCCAAGAACCATTGCTAGCAGAGGTTCTGGGATTCACTTATGTCCCATTCGAGGATCTTCTTCAGCGCTCGGACATTATAACTTTGCATGTTCCTCTCAATAATGCAACGTATCACATGATAAATAGTAGCAATATAAATCTCATCAAGCATGGAGCAATTTTGATAAATACCGCTAGGGGAGCAATAGTCGAGACAGAAGCTCTACTAACGGCACTCGACCAAGGCATTCTAAGTGGTGCAGGACTCGACGTCTTTGAAGGTGAGGAATCAGTGAAAGAAGAAACTGCCTTGCTGGTTCAAAAGCTGCCACGCGAGAAACTTCGAGAAATACTTTTAAGTTATGCCCTTCTCCACCGTGACAACGTCGTTATCACACCTCACATTGGATTTTATTCCGAAGAAGCTCTTCTTCGCATAATGCAAACAACAGAAGAAAATATCATGAGCTTCTTAGAAGGAAAAAAGATAAACCTAGTCGCAGCGTAA